Below is a genomic region from Delftia tsuruhatensis.
CTCGGACGTCATCCCTTCATCGCCTTCTCCGCCACGGTCATCCTCGCCGTGGCCGCCAGCGTTGCCACCTTCTGGCTGGACAGCGCCGCCCCGGCCGCCGACACCCTGCTGCAAAAAGACCCGGGCGCCCTGCTGTCGTCCATGTGATCCGCCCGGTGCCTGCGGCACCTTGGGCCACGTGATGGCAGCGCGTTCAGCGGCCCGCCGTCGCCGACTTCTCCAGCAATGACAGCCTGCGCCGCGCGGCGTCGGCCTCCTGCGTCCGCCCCGCCTGGTCCCAGGCCTTGGCCTGCAGCAGCAGCCATGCCATGGCCGGACGGCTCCAGCCTTGCGCCGAAGCAGTGTCCACGCCCTGCTCCAGCAATTGCGGCGTGGCCTGGCCCGCACGCATCACCACAGCCGCGGCGACCAGCCGGGGCAGTGGCTCGCCGATCGATTGCACGACGACCGCCGCGCCAGCGGGGGACGCGATCAGCGCCTGCGCGACCGGGCGCTGGCTTTCAGGCAGCAGCGGCACGTCAGCGGGCTGGGACCGGCCGGCGAGATAGCGGGCATAGGCCGCCTCGGCCGGGGCCGCGTCGCGCGCCAGTGCCTGGTAGGCCGGGCAGTCATCCCATTCCAGGCTGGCCACCTGGGCGGCGCAGCGCATCAGCTCCAGCCGCGCGGCCAGGTCCGTGCGGCCGGTGGCCGCCACCTCGGCCCGCGCCTTGTCCCACTCCATGGCCTGTACCCGCTGGCGCCCTTGCAGATAGGCCGACGAAGCCCGCCGGGCGGCCGACTCGGCATTGAGCGCCCAGTCCGGCGCGGGCGGCTGGCCGCCGCAGGCGCACAGCAACAGTGCCAAGGCGCCGGCACACCCCGTCTTTGCGATCTTCATGGCAGCTTCAACTCCGGTGAATGTGCAAACGGCCACCTGCGCTGCAGGTCGGCCAGAACGCCTTCGAGGCGGCGCAGATTGCCTTCGACTTCGGCCCGCAGCGCTCCCAGGTCCGCCGTGGCCTCGCGCGCATTGGAGCCCACGGCCTGGGCTTCGGCCAGCACGGCGTCGACCTTGGACAGGGTGCGGCGCGTATCGGCCAGCAGGCCATTGAGCTGCACCACGGTGGAGCGTACCTCGGGCATGACGCCTCCGGCATCGAAGACCTGGCTGTCGGCACGCGCCACCATGCGCTCCATGCGCGCCAGCGTGGCGTTGGCGCGGTCGATCAGGGCGGACACCTTGCGGGCCTCCTGCTCGCTGCCCATGACCACGCCCAGCACGCCGCCCGGCCCCTGGATGCGCCCGGCCAGGCCGCGCAGCTCGGCCAGGGAGCCTCCCAGCGCAGAGTCCGCGGCCGTCAGCTGCGCGATATTGCCCAGCACCTCCTTGGCCGTGGCCATGATCTGCGGCAGCTCGGCCGTGGCGTCGCCGCGCAGCACGGGGCGTACCGCCTCGTCGGGCAAGGGCGGGTCGCTCAGGATGCCGCTGTAGGCCTTGATGGTCGTTCCACCGACCAGCCCCTTGACCAGGGTGAACACGCTGGACTCGCGCAGCCAGTGCGCGTCCTTGCGCGGCACGTCGATGAGGATGCGCACATTGCCGTCCGGCGCCAGCTCGATGCGCCGCACGCGGCCTATCGGAAAACCCGAGAAGGTCATGTCCATGCCCACGCTCACGCCCTCGGAGTCGTCGGCCGTCAGCACCAGGCGCTGCGTGGGCTCGAACACACCGCGTGAATAAAGCAGGTACAGCGCCGACCCCAGGATCAGCACCAGCGTGAACAGCAGCAGCCCTGCGGCCTTGGCGCGCAGATGGGCCACGGGCTTGAGGGCTTCGATTTCCTCGCCGTCCCAGGGGTCTGGCGGCGTGCGCCGCGTATCGTTCATGGCATTCCTTGTTCTGGCGCGGCCCGGGCCGCGCCGTGTTTCGCGGGTGTCAGTAATAGTTGCCCATGAGCGAGATCACCTCGATCAGCAGCAGCACGGCGAACATGCGCGCGAATCCGCCCAGTGCGGCGCCACCGAGCCGGTGGCGCCGCAGGGGCGCATACAGGCCCGAGGCCAGGGGCATGATGGCCACCGCGAGGCTGAAGAACCAGGTCTTGAGCACGAAGACCAGGGTCACGGCCGGCGTGAAGATCTGGCCGAAGATGCGCGTGTAGCCGGGCAGCCCGGCCAGGGTGAAGCCATAGACGCTCAGATAGACGGTGATGAGAGCCACCACGCAACTGAGCACGGCCAGCGTGACCGACGCGAACACCCCTGCGGCCGCGCGCGGCACCAGGGCCATGCGCAGCGGGTCAGCGCCACGCTCCTGCCAGGCCCTCAACTGCCCACGTGCGCGCAGTTGCGCGATCAGTGTGCCGTTGGGAATGGTGCAGCGCATGGCCACGAAGAGGGCCGCCGTCAGCGGGATCAGCTCGATCACCAGCACGCGCACCACCATCTCCAGCGCATAGCGTGACAGGCCGTAGCTCAGCGCCGTGACGATGACGATGCGCGTGATGACCGCGCACATCAGCGCGGCCAGGCCCGTGAACCCCAGCAGGATGGGCCCCGTCTGCACATAGATCTGGTGGGCCATGGCCCGTCGTGCACCACGTCGGTAGCTCGAAGGCGACATGGCCAGCACCAGCAGCACGGCGCCCAGGTACACGCTTCGCCCCCAGGCCAGCGCATGGTCGCGCAGCGCCGCCCAGGCGCGATCGGGAAGGGACAGGGCTGCGTGGCTCAGGCTCATCGGCCGATGATAGCGAGCCGCGCCGGGGCGGCCCGTCGGACGCAGGCGCCACCAATCGTGCTAGACATGCCGCTTCGCGGTGGCGCCGGCATTGCCCAGGGATGACGCCAGCGGCTCATCGGCCTGGGCGTGCAGGGCCTCGATCAGGTGGCAGTAGCTGTCCGTGCCATCGCACTGGCTGCGCAGCTGCATCAGTTCATGCTCCAGCGCACGCAACTCGGCCAGGCGTTCACGCACGTGGCCCAGGTGGGCATCGAGCGTCTCGTTGGCGGCCTCGCAGTCGGCCTTGCTCGCTCCGTCCAGCGCCAGCAGCCTGCGCACCTCGTCCAGCGACATGTCCATGGCCCGGCACAGGCGGATGAAACGCAGGCGGTGCACGTCGCTGTCGCTGTAGAGCCGGTACTGGTTGTCCTCGCGCGCACCCGCGCTGAGCAGCCTTTCCTTTTCGTAGTAGCGGATATTGGCCGCAGCAACGCCGGAGCGCCGGGCTGCCTCGCCGATGCGCCAG
It encodes:
- a CDS encoding MerR family transcriptional regulator, with translation MSQHESARWRIGEAARRSGVAAANIRYYEKERLLSAGAREDNQYRLYSDSDVHRLRFIRLCRAMDMSLDEVRRLLALDGASKADCEAANETLDAHLGHVRERLAELRALEHELMQLRSQCDGTDSYCHLIEALHAQADEPLASSLGNAGATAKRHV
- a CDS encoding MlaD family protein, which codes for MNDTRRTPPDPWDGEEIEALKPVAHLRAKAAGLLLFTLVLILGSALYLLYSRGVFEPTQRLVLTADDSEGVSVGMDMTFSGFPIGRVRRIELAPDGNVRILIDVPRKDAHWLRESSVFTLVKGLVGGTTIKAYSGILSDPPLPDEAVRPVLRGDATAELPQIMATAKEVLGNIAQLTAADSALGGSLAELRGLAGRIQGPGGVLGVVMGSEQEARKVSALIDRANATLARMERMVARADSQVFDAGGVMPEVRSTVVQLNGLLADTRRTLSKVDAVLAEAQAVGSNAREATADLGALRAEVEGNLRRLEGVLADLQRRWPFAHSPELKLP
- a CDS encoding MlaE family ABC transporter permease — encoded protein: MSLSHAALSLPDRAWAALRDHALAWGRSVYLGAVLLVLAMSPSSYRRGARRAMAHQIYVQTGPILLGFTGLAALMCAVITRIVIVTALSYGLSRYALEMVVRVLVIELIPLTAALFVAMRCTIPNGTLIAQLRARGQLRAWQERGADPLRMALVPRAAAGVFASVTLAVLSCVVALITVYLSVYGFTLAGLPGYTRIFGQIFTPAVTLVFVLKTWFFSLAVAIMPLASGLYAPLRRHRLGGAALGGFARMFAVLLLIEVISLMGNYY